From a region of the Emcibacteraceae bacterium genome:
- a CDS encoding TonB-dependent copper receptor: protein MHSSKFLLGVLCAGTSLANASFAQETQKTTRLGEVTVETEAASSATGKSYYPEISTPSYNYDDGGDFLQSIPGVTASRFGGHGVEPIIRGQSQNQLNIIADNAFIYGGCPNRMDPPSSYLDINSFDEIIVTKGYQSVLNGPGATGGSVVLERHAPELTAETSISGSLNGGYETNGDTWHSGANLIGGNENLYARGNGSIKEAGNYKDGQGKDVRSSFKERSGGVTFGFTPGENHFYVGYDIHQIDDALFPGAGMDSPLSKVQTVRSGFEREFDDGVVRRIDASAYLSMADHIMDNYSLRPAGAMLSRVTSESDTYGGNLKTDFAIGEQILKTSVDFRHNNRDANRYQGMMANNVSMLQSVMWPDITASEIGLAAETTYTLSVDDRLTVGGRYDHVNVSYGRANQASMVTGLSANDIYMQFYGVGAREKTENNFGGLIRYEHDIDNTLTVFAGVSRAIRTADATERGLANFMVMMGNNLSWVGNPELAPEKHHQFDVGLKAETNEWDFSVSGYLNRVSDYILRDSARGQAGILVTAPNADVYRNIDALLAGFEVEANWAISQTVRFNGDATYTYGENLDDDMPLAQIPPLQGSFGLNWQAHEFVELGANLRWALKQTRVDTNPLTGTGRDVGQTSGYAVVDLKATITPIDPLTVTVGVSNLFDQTYANHLNRSNVSDPTEIRVNEAGRSFYLQVKMTF, encoded by the coding sequence ATGCATAGTTCAAAATTTCTATTGGGCGTTTTATGCGCCGGCACGTCTCTGGCAAATGCGTCATTTGCGCAGGAGACACAAAAAACAACAAGACTTGGTGAAGTCACTGTGGAGACTGAGGCAGCGTCATCAGCAACCGGGAAATCCTATTACCCGGAAATTTCAACACCATCCTATAATTATGATGACGGGGGCGATTTTCTTCAATCCATTCCCGGCGTCACTGCCAGCCGCTTTGGCGGTCACGGGGTTGAGCCGATTATTCGTGGTCAGTCGCAGAACCAGTTAAATATTATTGCTGATAATGCATTTATCTATGGCGGATGCCCGAACCGGATGGACCCACCGTCTTCTTATCTTGATATTAATTCATTTGATGAAATTATTGTCACCAAAGGCTATCAGTCAGTCCTGAACGGCCCCGGCGCCACCGGCGGCAGTGTTGTGCTGGAACGTCATGCCCCGGAACTGACAGCGGAGACCTCTATCAGCGGGAGCCTTAATGGTGGTTATGAAACCAATGGGGACACATGGCATTCCGGTGCGAACCTGATCGGCGGTAATGAAAATCTTTATGCCCGTGGTAATGGATCCATTAAAGAAGCCGGTAATTACAAGGATGGTCAGGGAAAGGACGTCAGAAGCTCGTTCAAAGAGCGTTCAGGCGGCGTAACCTTTGGCTTTACCCCAGGTGAAAACCATTTTTATGTCGGATACGATATTCATCAGATTGATGATGCCCTGTTTCCCGGCGCGGGGATGGATAGTCCACTGTCAAAGGTCCAGACTGTCCGTAGCGGATTTGAACGGGAATTTGATGACGGTGTAGTGCGCAGGATTGATGCGAGCGCCTATCTGTCGATGGCAGATCATATCATGGATAATTACAGTTTAAGACCGGCCGGTGCCATGTTAAGCAGGGTTACTTCTGAATCTGACACATACGGAGGAAACTTGAAAACCGATTTTGCCATTGGTGAGCAGATATTGAAAACATCGGTCGATTTTCGTCATAATAACCGTGACGCCAACCGCTATCAGGGCATGATGGCGAATAATGTCAGTATGTTACAGTCTGTAATGTGGCCGGATATCACGGCCAGTGAAATTGGTTTGGCGGCAGAAACCACCTATACCCTTTCAGTGGATGACCGTTTAACGGTTGGGGGCCGATATGACCATGTCAATGTTAGCTATGGTCGCGCCAATCAGGCATCAATGGTTACCGGACTGAGTGCCAATGATATTTACATGCAGTTTTATGGGGTTGGTGCCCGTGAGAAAACCGAAAATAATTTTGGCGGTCTTATTAGGTACGAACATGACATTGATAACACCCTAACCGTTTTTGCCGGGGTCAGCCGTGCCATCAGAACCGCTGACGCTACCGAGCGGGGCCTTGCCAACTTTATGGTAATGATGGGGAACAATTTATCCTGGGTTGGCAACCCGGAACTGGCCCCGGAAAAACATCATCAGTTTGATGTCGGATTAAAGGCAGAGACCAATGAATGGGATTTCAGTGTCAGTGGTTATCTGAACCGTGTTTCTGATTATATCCTGCGTGATTCTGCCCGTGGACAGGCCGGTATTCTTGTGACTGCGCCAAATGCGGATGTTTACCGTAATATTGATGCCCTGCTTGCCGGGTTCGAGGTTGAAGCAAACTGGGCCATTTCACAAACAGTACGGTTCAATGGTGATGCGACCTATACATATGGTGAAAATCTTGATGATGATATGCCATTGGCTCAAATTCCGCCACTGCAGGGATCGTTCGGTCTAAACTGGCAGGCCCATGAATTTGTTGAGCTGGGGGCCAATTTACGCTGGGCACTGAAGCAGACACGGGTTGATACCAATCCGCTCACCGGAACTGGGCGTGATGTCGGTCAAACCAGCGGTTATGCTGTCGTAGATTTAAAAGCGACCATTACACCGATTGATCCGCTGACCGTGACCGTTGGCGTCAGCAACTTGTTTGATCAGACTTATGCCAACCATTTGAACCGTTCAAATGTGTCTGATCCGACGGAAATCAGGGTTAATGAAGCTGGCAGATCCTTTTATCTGCAGGTGAAAATGACCTTCTGA
- a CDS encoding OsmC domain/YcaO domain-containing protein: protein MEITVNFLENLRLEAKFDDYTVVTDQPIRYKGDGSAPSPFDYFLASSALCAAYFVKVYCLARKIPTDGIRLSQNNIVDPENRYNQIFQIDVELPDHISDRDREGILRSIDRCTVKKVIQQSPEFKIEVVESLEKDTSLLDFGATASGQRTMITGKDLPLEQTISDMTAILAELGIKIEIASWRNIVSNVWSLHIRDAASPMCFTNGKGATKESALCSALGEYIERASCNFFYNDQYFGEEIGRSEFVHYPNEKWFKLGPDDRLPEGLLDDTLLEFYDPDNELMASHLIDTNSGDIERGICALPFIRQSDQKTIYFPSNLIENLYVSNGMSAGNNIFEAEVQCFSEIFERAVKKQIIEEEIILPDVPKEVLLKYPHIMKGIDELEAKGFPILVKDASLGGQFPVMSVTLMNPRTGGVFASFGAHPDFEVALERSLTELLQGRSFEGLNDMPPPTFNSLALSEPNNFVEHFIDSTGLISWKFFSDKADYEFCEWDFSGTSEQERDTLMNILHDLGKDVYIAHYQDFGATACRILVPDYSEIYPVEDLIWDNSNRALHFRADILSIHALADDDLGQLLERLEESELDNRMLVSDLIGIVFDETTVWGKLDIGELKILINLALGQLEEAKDLIFDFLNFNDNTVSRILFYQAVNAVIDIWLDEELDLDDYLKNLNRMYGSEIMKKVVGSVRGDVRFFGLSKTSMKLEGLDKHLKLIDSYKKLHKARAATFSN from the coding sequence ATGGAAATTACAGTAAATTTTTTGGAAAATCTCAGGCTTGAAGCAAAGTTTGATGATTATACGGTCGTGACCGATCAGCCCATTCGTTATAAGGGTGATGGCTCGGCTCCCAGCCCGTTTGACTATTTTCTGGCGTCTTCGGCATTATGCGCCGCTTATTTTGTAAAGGTTTATTGTCTTGCCCGTAAAATTCCGACCGATGGGATCAGACTTTCCCAGAATAATATTGTTGACCCTGAAAACCGTTATAACCAGATTTTCCAGATCGATGTGGAACTGCCCGATCATATTTCGGACCGTGACCGCGAAGGCATTTTGCGGTCAATTGACCGCTGTACGGTTAAAAAAGTGATTCAACAGAGCCCGGAATTTAAAATTGAGGTTGTTGAAAGCCTTGAAAAGGATACGTCATTATTGGATTTTGGTGCCACCGCAAGTGGGCAGCGTACCATGATCACTGGCAAGGACCTGCCGCTTGAGCAAACCATTTCAGATATGACAGCTATTCTGGCCGAGCTTGGCATAAAAATTGAAATTGCGTCCTGGCGAAATATTGTCTCCAATGTCTGGTCACTTCATATCCGTGATGCGGCATCGCCCATGTGTTTTACCAATGGCAAGGGCGCGACGAAGGAAAGTGCACTTTGCTCAGCTCTTGGCGAATATATTGAGCGGGCAAGCTGTAACTTTTTTTATAATGACCAGTATTTTGGTGAGGAAATAGGACGTAGCGAATTTGTCCATTATCCCAATGAAAAATGGTTCAAACTGGGGCCGGATGATCGTCTGCCGGAAGGACTTCTGGATGATACACTTCTGGAATTTTATGATCCGGACAATGAACTTATGGCATCGCATCTGATTGATACCAATTCAGGCGATATAGAGAGAGGCATCTGTGCGCTTCCCTTTATCCGTCAGTCTGATCAGAAAACCATCTATTTTCCATCCAACCTGATTGAGAATTTATATGTCAGCAACGGTATGAGCGCAGGAAATAATATTTTTGAAGCCGAGGTTCAGTGCTTTTCCGAAATATTTGAGCGTGCCGTTAAGAAACAGATTATTGAAGAGGAAATCATTCTACCTGATGTGCCGAAAGAGGTGCTTCTAAAATATCCTCATATAATGAAAGGGATAGATGAGCTGGAAGCAAAAGGGTTTCCCATTCTGGTCAAGGACGCGTCTTTGGGGGGCCAGTTTCCGGTGATGAGTGTGACACTGATGAACCCGCGGACAGGCGGCGTTTTTGCATCCTTTGGCGCCCATCCCGATTTTGAAGTGGCGTTGGAACGTTCGCTTACCGAACTTTTGCAGGGCAGGAGCTTTGAAGGCTTGAATGATATGCCGCCGCCGACATTTAACAGTCTGGCGCTTTCGGAGCCCAATAATTTTGTTGAGCATTTTATAGATTCAACCGGTCTCATATCCTGGAAATTCTTTAGTGATAAGGCGGATTACGAATTCTGCGAATGGGATTTTTCCGGAACATCAGAGCAGGAAAGGGATACGCTGATGAATATTCTGCATGATCTGGGCAAGGACGTCTATATTGCCCACTATCAGGATTTCGGGGCAACCGCCTGCCGGATACTGGTGCCGGATTATTCAGAAATTTACCCGGTTGAGGACCTGATCTGGGATAATAGTAACAGGGCCTTACACTTCAGGGCTGATATCTTGAGTATTCACGCGCTGGCTGATGATGACCTTGGCCAGTTGCTTGAACGGCTTGAGGAAAGTGAGCTGGATAACCGGATGCTTGTATCCGATCTGATCGGTATTGTTTTTGATGAAACAACCGTTTGGGGCAAGCTTGATATCGGGGAGCTTAAAATACTGATCAACCTTGCGCTTGGTCAGTTGGAAGAAGCAAAAGACCTGATCTTTGACTTTCTCAACTTTAATGATAATACCGTTTCACGAATTCTGTTTTATCAGGCGGTCAATGCCGTAATTGACATCTGGCTCGATGAAGAGCTGGATCTTGATGATTATCTTAAAAATTTGAACAGAATGTATGGGTCGGAAATTATGAAAAAAGTTGTCGGTTCCGTCCGTGGCGATGTTCGCTTTTTTGGCCTGAGCAAAACAAGTATGAAGCTTGAGGGGCTAGATAAGCATTTAAAACTTATTGATAGCTATAAAAAACTTCATAAAGCCAGAGCCGCGACTTTTTCTAATTAA
- a CDS encoding MotA/TolQ/ExbB proton channel family protein: MNIAYIFEHGDPILIATFFLLIVMSVASWYIIFSKIQMVRTENGHLNSFKMQYATSSDWPTKMTGREYEGKGSISRLLNEAYQLKPQLKDKSPEQRQKLLTLHLSQNLDESRVRLDEGLTILASIGSSAPFIGLFGTVWGIYGTLTDISSMGNASLNVIAGPMGEALIATAVGLFTAIPAYIAYNYFLRRNRVLVQQLRHICEQLTLYLEQAGEK, translated from the coding sequence ATGAATATAGCATACATATTTGAACATGGAGACCCGATTTTAATCGCAACTTTTTTTCTGCTGATCGTTATGTCAGTGGCCAGTTGGTATATAATTTTTTCAAAAATCCAGATGGTCAGAACTGAAAATGGACATTTAAATTCCTTTAAGATGCAATATGCGACGTCATCGGACTGGCCGACAAAGATGACCGGCAGAGAATATGAAGGAAAGGGCAGCATAAGCCGTCTGTTAAACGAAGCTTATCAATTAAAACCGCAGCTGAAGGATAAAAGCCCTGAACAAAGACAGAAGCTGCTTACGCTTCATTTGTCCCAAAATCTTGATGAAAGCCGGGTACGACTGGACGAGGGACTGACAATCCTTGCGTCCATCGGCAGTTCAGCCCCTTTTATAGGGTTGTTCGGGACCGTCTGGGGCATTTACGGAACACTGACGGATATTTCATCCATGGGGAATGCCTCTCTCAATGTCATCGCCGGGCCGATGGGGGAAGCACTCATTGCGACAGCCGTTGGGCTCTTCACGGCAATTCCGGCCTATATTGCTTATAATTATTTTCTCCGGCGCAACAGGGTTTTGGTGCAGCAGCTAAGGCATATTTGTGAGCAACTGACCCTTTATCTTGAGCAGGCGGGAGAAAAATAA
- a CDS encoding energy transducer TonB produces the protein MLHLSKLKIIPLICAAMVHVLIAAVIMETDKPVTVLPSQTIKVSLVKPSVPEQAAVIENVENKQSLPDTLAEIDVPENALQEKALVLKEKDTLAKENPNTSDQEPKEEAAVEHPVTENLNPPHPLTTGIADSEATEELSAISEPVAAAYLNNPPPSYPRIARLRRQQGTVLLNVEVEMNGHPGDIQVVKSSGYQLLDQAAINTVRKWRFLPAKRGNEPVKANVEIPITFQIKRKQ, from the coding sequence ATGCTGCATTTGAGTAAATTGAAAATCATTCCGCTGATCTGCGCCGCAATGGTGCATGTTCTGATCGCTGCCGTGATCATGGAAACGGATAAACCGGTGACGGTTTTGCCAAGTCAGACCATAAAGGTCAGTCTGGTTAAGCCCTCAGTGCCGGAACAGGCAGCCGTTATTGAAAATGTGGAAAATAAGCAATCACTGCCTGATACATTGGCGGAAATAGATGTTCCGGAAAATGCCCTGCAGGAAAAAGCGCTGGTTTTAAAGGAAAAAGATACGCTTGCAAAAGAAAATCCGAATACGTCAGATCAGGAACCTAAGGAAGAAGCGGCGGTTGAGCATCCTGTGACTGAAAACCTTAATCCACCACACCCTTTGACAACGGGAATTGCTGACAGTGAAGCCACAGAAGAACTTTCCGCCATCAGCGAACCGGTTGCAGCAGCATACCTGAATAATCCTCCGCCAAGCTATCCAAGAATAGCCCGCCTGCGCCGGCAGCAGGGCACAGTGCTTCTAAATGTCGAGGTTGAGATGAACGGTCACCCCGGCGACATTCAGGTTGTTAAATCAAGCGGTTATCAACTGCTTGATCAGGCGGCAATCAATACCGTTCGTAAATGGCGTTTTCTGCCGGCAAAACGTGGCAATGAGCCCGTTAAGGCCAATGTGGAAATCCCGATAACATTCCAGATAAAGAGAAAACAATGA
- a CDS encoding SIMPL domain-containing protein (The SIMPL domain is named for its presence in mouse protein SIMPL (signalling molecule that associates with mouse pelle-like kinase). Bacterial member BP26, from Brucella, was shown to assemble into a channel-like structure, while YggE from E. coli has been associated with resistance to oxidative stress.), translated as MTDENKQNEKNREAARGIFLIVGVLIALGITGAGWFVKEGLMTFRKEDRVVSMKGLAERDVEADLAIWSLSHSGTSNDLAALQRSIEDHQNIILAYLKIAGFKDAEISIQPLQAQDLLAQAYRPDGVERGRYIITQMITVRTSDMDKMDSALSGLGQLISKGVSLTNSMQPSYMFTRLNDIKPDMLAEAVRNARESAEQFAMVSGQNIGRIKSARQGVFQILPRDPVNFASEQNQRFKKVRVVSTIDFFFEKN; from the coding sequence TTGACAGACGAAAATAAGCAGAATGAAAAGAACAGGGAAGCGGCCAGAGGGATATTCCTGATTGTTGGGGTATTAATCGCCCTGGGGATAACTGGTGCCGGATGGTTTGTTAAGGAAGGGCTTATGACCTTTCGCAAGGAAGATCGTGTTGTCAGTATGAAGGGGCTGGCCGAACGGGATGTGGAAGCTGATCTGGCGATCTGGTCGCTCAGTCACAGCGGCACCTCAAATGATTTGGCAGCACTTCAGAGATCAATAGAAGATCATCAGAATATCATTCTCGCCTATCTTAAAATTGCCGGTTTTAAGGACGCGGAAATCAGTATCCAGCCCTTACAGGCACAGGATTTGCTGGCGCAGGCTTATCGTCCGGACGGGGTTGAGCGGGGCCGTTATATCATCACCCAGATGATTACGGTCAGAACGTCCGATATGGATAAAATGGATAGTGCTTTAAGCGGACTGGGGCAGCTGATCAGTAAAGGTGTCAGCCTGACCAATTCCATGCAACCAAGCTATATGTTTACCCGACTTAATGACATAAAACCGGACATGCTCGCTGAAGCCGTGAGAAATGCCCGTGAAAGTGCAGAACAATTTGCAATGGTTTCCGGGCAGAATATTGGCCGGATTAAATCAGCGCGTCAGGGTGTGTTCCAGATTTTACCACGCGATCCGGTTAATTTTGCATCCGAACAAAACCAGCGCTTTAAGAAAGTCCGGGTAGTTTCCACAATCGATTTTTTCTTTGAGAAAAATTAA
- a CDS encoding haloacid dehalogenase type II: protein MKLTDFKALTFDCYGTLIDWESGMIEALRPLTNKVDRDLSRDEILAAHGKLEHAQQIYTPGRRYNEILSTVYKRLAEQWGVTVSWEECRTYGQSIKNWPAFADTPGALQYLKKYYKLVILSNVDHESFQHSNQKLQVDFDAIYTAEDIGSYKPEQRNFDYMLENLKSLGIAKGDILHTAESLFHDHVTANKLDLANCHIHRRHQEGGFGATASVEELPKCDFRFTSMAELVKAHQEELRSQ from the coding sequence ATGAAATTAACAGATTTCAAAGCCCTGACATTTGATTGCTACGGTACATTAATAGACTGGGAAAGCGGCATGATTGAAGCGCTGAGGCCGTTAACCAATAAGGTTGACAGGGATTTAAGCCGTGATGAAATTCTGGCCGCCCATGGTAAACTTGAACACGCACAGCAAATCTATACACCCGGGCGGCGCTATAATGAAATCCTCTCCACCGTTTATAAACGCCTTGCCGAACAATGGGGGGTGACCGTGAGTTGGGAAGAATGCCGAACATACGGACAGTCCATTAAAAACTGGCCCGCATTCGCCGATACGCCCGGCGCGTTACAGTATCTGAAAAAATATTATAAGCTGGTGATCTTAAGTAATGTTGATCATGAAAGCTTCCAGCATAGCAATCAAAAACTACAAGTGGACTTTGATGCCATCTATACGGCAGAAGATATTGGCTCCTATAAACCGGAACAGCGTAATTTTGACTATATGCTTGAAAATCTGAAATCGCTCGGCATTGCCAAAGGCGATATTTTGCACACGGCAGAAAGCCTGTTTCATGATCATGTCACGGCCAACAAACTGGATCTTGCCAATTGTCATATCCACCGACGTCATCAGGAAGGTGGCTTTGGCGCCACTGCAAGCGTTGAAGAATTGCCGAAATGTGATTTTCGGTTTACCAGCATGGCCGAACTTGTAAAAGCCCATCAGGAAGAACTTCGAAGCCAATAG
- a CDS encoding biopolymer transporter ExbD yields MALNGFDDDDYAAPMAEINTTPLVDVMLVLLVIFMVTAPMLTQAIKVELPNEAATQIADENPIEITISQHGIYYWNDVAMTEVKLAQRLQLLSDSDKGSAIHLRADINVPYGRVSRFLSLAQKYGLKNIGFITEPE; encoded by the coding sequence ATGGCCTTAAATGGTTTTGATGATGATGACTATGCCGCCCCAATGGCGGAAATTAATACAACGCCGCTTGTGGACGTAATGCTTGTATTACTGGTGATTTTTATGGTCACGGCCCCGATGCTGACCCAGGCGATTAAAGTCGAACTTCCCAATGAAGCAGCAACGCAAATTGCCGATGAAAACCCGATTGAAATAACAATTTCCCAACATGGAATTTATTATTGGAATGATGTGGCAATGACAGAAGTCAAACTTGCGCAACGTCTGCAACTGCTTTCGGACAGTGATAAAGGAAGTGCAATTCACCTCAGGGCAGATATCAATGTTCCCTATGGCAGGGTGAGCAGGTTTTTATCGCTTGCCCAGAAATATGGTCTTAAGAATATTGGTTTTATTACCGAGCCGGAATGA
- a CDS encoding Lrp/AsnC family transcriptional regulator: MAEIKLDRIDIKILAELQKNGRITNVILSDKVGLSPSPCLKRVKRLEQAGYVSGYGAFINLAKLGSSVTVFTQFTLSQHHQYDFDTFERLLSNCAEVTECHMISGGFDYLVKFTVKSIEHYQDVIDSLLKDKKMVKEYFSYIVIRSPIKSRSIALEKIYS; this comes from the coding sequence ATGGCCGAAATTAAGCTCGATCGTATTGACATTAAAATTCTGGCCGAACTGCAAAAAAACGGCCGCATTACCAATGTTATATTGTCCGATAAGGTTGGATTATCGCCAAGCCCCTGTCTTAAAAGGGTAAAACGGCTTGAACAGGCCGGATATGTATCAGGTTACGGTGCATTCATCAACCTGGCAAAACTGGGGAGCAGCGTTACTGTCTTTACACAGTTTACCCTGAGCCAGCATCATCAGTATGATTTTGATACATTTGAGCGACTTCTTTCAAATTGTGCCGAGGTAACCGAATGCCATATGATCAGCGGCGGATTTGATTATCTGGTAAAATTTACCGTTAAAAGCATTGAACACTATCAGGATGTAATTGATAGCCTGCTTAAGGATAAGAAAATGGTGAAAGAATATTTCAGCTATATTGTGATCAGATCACCCATTAAAAGCCGCTCTATTGCCCTTGAGAAAATATATTCTTAA
- a CDS encoding Nramp family divalent metal transporter, whose product MSDNILKKILVAVSAVGPGLFLIGYNIGTGSVTTMAKAGAEYGMTLLWAIVLSCIFTYILMAAYGQVTLVSGKTALLNIKSQFKWGKPLALYIMAALITGELLALVGIMGIVADLIQEGIRLMTDGAIVSVAWIVPVLIIALFSMFWFGQYKIFEKVLTVFVIMMVFCFVGVFFMVSPDLLSIVKGLVPSMPDEPGAFGLVAAMAGTTCSAAVFIIRSTVVTEKGWTIENLKDEKKDAFVSSAMMLLLSGLIMAVSAGTLHLMGLKVDNTLDLIGLFEPIGGKVASLMLILGIAGAGLSTIFPIVLIAPWLISDYMGKPRDIKSPMYRILIISGLLVAFCAIFLEKSPTILMVFSMAFQAAILPAVAIPVFILLNKKSFMNDHTASSRMNAGLVAVILFSLVTTYFAIKGFF is encoded by the coding sequence ATGTCAGATAACATTTTAAAAAAAATATTAGTCGCCGTAAGTGCTGTCGGTCCGGGCTTATTTTTAATTGGATATAATATAGGGACCGGAAGTGTGACGACCATGGCGAAAGCCGGGGCCGAATATGGAATGACCTTACTCTGGGCAATCGTTCTTTCCTGTATATTTACCTATATTCTGATGGCCGCATATGGTCAGGTTACGCTGGTCAGCGGCAAAACGGCGCTTCTGAATATTAAATCCCAATTTAAGTGGGGCAAGCCACTTGCCCTTTATATTATGGCCGCCCTTATTACAGGGGAGCTTCTGGCACTGGTCGGTATAATGGGGATTGTCGCTGACCTGATACAGGAAGGGATCCGCCTGATGACGGATGGGGCAATTGTCAGTGTGGCCTGGATTGTCCCGGTTCTGATTATTGCATTATTTTCGATGTTCTGGTTCGGTCAGTATAAAATTTTTGAAAAAGTCCTGACTGTATTTGTCATCATGATGGTTTTTTGTTTCGTCGGTGTGTTTTTTATGGTCAGTCCTGATCTGCTTTCGATTGTTAAAGGCCTGGTTCCCTCCATGCCAGATGAACCGGGGGCATTTGGACTCGTTGCTGCAATGGCGGGCACGACATGTTCCGCTGCCGTCTTTATTATCCGCAGTACGGTTGTTACAGAAAAAGGCTGGACCATTGAAAATCTTAAGGATGAAAAAAAAGACGCCTTTGTTTCCTCCGCCATGATGCTTCTTTTAAGCGGGCTTATTATGGCAGTTTCAGCCGGAACCCTTCATCTGATGGGACTTAAGGTTGATAACACACTTGATCTGATCGGATTGTTTGAGCCGATCGGTGGTAAAGTGGCCTCTTTAATGCTGATCCTTGGCATTGCCGGTGCCGGTCTTTCAACCATTTTCCCTATAGTGCTGATTGCTCCCTGGCTTATTTCAGACTATATGGGCAAGCCTAGGGATATAAAGTCCCCCATGTACAGAATATTAATCATTTCGGGATTGCTGGTTGCTTTCTGCGCTATATTTCTTGAAAAAAGCCCGACCATACTAATGGTCTTTTCCATGGCATTTCAGGCGGCCATTTTGCCGGCTGTGGCGATCCCCGTATTTATTTTACTTAATAAAAAATCCTTTATGAATGATCACACAGCGTCAAGCCGAATGAATGCCGGGCTTGTCGCGGTTATTCTTTTCTCACTTGTGACAACTTATTTTGCCATTAAAGGTTTCTTTTAA